Proteins encoded in a region of the Altererythrobacter ishigakiensis genome:
- a CDS encoding argininosuccinate synthase, whose protein sequence is MSDIKRVVLAYSGGLDTSVIAKWLEVERGCEVVTFTADLGQGEEIEPARTKARAMGIPDKHIYIEDLREEFVRDFVFPMMRANARYEGDYLLGTSIARPLISKRLVEIAHETGADAIAHGATGKGNDQVRFELSAYALDPDIKVIAPWREWDLTSRTALIAWAEKHQIQVPKDKRGESPFSTDANLLHTSSEGKVLEDPWEETPDYVYSRTDNPEDAPDTPEYITIDFERGDGVALNGEAMSPASLLTALNDLGGKHGIGRLDLVENRFVGMKSRGMYETPGGEIYARAHRGIEQITLDRGAAHLKDELMPKYAELIYNGFWFAPEREMLQAAIDHSQERVSGTVRMKLYKGVAGVVGRKSTNSLYSESHVTFEDDAGAYDQKDAEGFIKLNALRLKLLAKRDKS, encoded by the coding sequence ATGTCTGATATCAAGCGTGTTGTTCTCGCCTATTCCGGGGGCCTCGATACTTCCGTCATCGCCAAATGGCTTGAAGTTGAACGCGGCTGCGAAGTCGTCACATTCACTGCCGATCTTGGCCAGGGGGAAGAGATCGAGCCCGCTCGCACCAAGGCGCGGGCCATGGGTATCCCGGACAAGCACATTTATATCGAGGATTTACGCGAGGAATTCGTGCGCGATTTCGTCTTCCCGATGATGCGCGCCAATGCCCGCTATGAAGGCGATTATCTGCTGGGCACGTCAATCGCTCGCCCTTTGATCTCCAAACGTTTGGTGGAAATCGCACATGAAACCGGCGCGGATGCGATTGCTCATGGTGCTACGGGTAAAGGCAATGATCAGGTGCGTTTTGAGCTGTCGGCCTATGCGCTGGATCCCGATATCAAGGTCATCGCGCCGTGGCGCGAGTGGGATTTGACCAGCCGTACAGCGCTGATCGCCTGGGCAGAGAAGCACCAGATACAGGTACCCAAGGACAAGCGTGGGGAAAGCCCGTTCTCGACCGATGCGAACCTCCTCCACACCTCTTCTGAGGGCAAAGTGCTGGAAGATCCGTGGGAAGAGACTCCCGACTATGTCTATTCGCGCACTGACAATCCGGAGGACGCGCCCGATACGCCTGAATATATCACGATCGATTTCGAGCGCGGCGATGGCGTGGCGCTTAACGGCGAAGCGATGAGCCCCGCTTCGCTGCTTACCGCGCTCAACGATCTCGGGGGCAAGCACGGCATCGGTCGACTCGATCTGGTCGAAAACCGCTTTGTCGGAATGAAGAGCCGCGGCATGTATGAAACACCGGGCGGTGAGATTTATGCTCGCGCCCATCGCGGTATCGAGCAGATCACACTGGATCGCGGGGCAGCGCATCTCAAGGATGAGCTGATGCCCAAATATGCCGAACTGATTTACAACGGCTTCTGGTTCGCGCCTGAGCGCGAGATGCTCCAGGCCGCGATTGATCACAGTCAAGAGAGGGTCAGCGGGACGGTTCGCATGAAGCTGTACAAAGGCGTTGCCGGCGTCGTTGGGCGCAAGAGCACGAATTCCCTCTATTCCGAATCGCACGTCACTTTCGAAGACGATGCTGGCGCCTACGATCAAAAAGACGCGGAAGGGTTCATCAAATTGAACGCGTTGCGGCTCAAACTGCTCGCCAAACGCGATAAATCCTAA
- the uvrA gene encoding excinuclease ABC subunit UvrA, which produces MSLTKISVRGAREHNLKGIDIDLPRDSLIVVTGLSGSGKSSLAFDTIYAEGQRRYVESLSAYARQFLEMMQKPDVEHIDGLSPAISIEQKTTSRNPRSTVATVTEIYDYMRLLWARVGVPYSPATGEPISAQTVSQMVDRVMELPEGTRLYLLAPVVRGRKGEYRKELAEWQKAGFTRVRIDGEMYAIEDAPALDKKYKHDIEVVVDRLAVKEGLETRLADSFETALKLAEGLAYVDLADGVVPGREDEGQSGGAMKGAGIPANRIVFSEKFACPVSGFTIEEVEPRLFSFNAPQGACATCDGIGEKLLFDPQLVVPNEALTLKQGAVVPWAKSNPPSPYYMQVLTSLAKAYDFDINTPWNELEPDQRMIILHGTGGMPVELTFKDGRKEYTVRKPFEGVIGNLNRRLLQTESAWMREELSKFQTAQPCETCGGKRLNEKALSVKVAGTDIAEPVKMSVSDAKEWFLSLDAKLNETQQQIAKAILKEINERLGFLDNVGLDYLNLDRTSGTLSGGESQRIRLASQIGSGLSGVLYVLDEPSIGLHQRDNDRLLETLKRLRDLGNTVIVVEHDEDAIRQADHVVDLGPGAGVRGGEVVAQGTLKQIMRAKNSMTADYLTGRREIAVPATRRKGNGHDLTVHGAKANNLKDVTASIPLGTFTCITGVSGSGKSSFTIDTLYAAAARTLNGARVVAGAHDKVTGLEFCDKVIEIDQSPIGRTPRSNPATYTGAFTNIRDWFAGLPEAQARGYKPGRFSFNVKGGRCEACTGDGLIKIEMHFLPDVYVTCEECGGKRYNRETLEVKFKGLSIADVLDMTIEDAEEFFKAVPPIRDKMHMLNEVGLGYVKVGQQATTLSGGEAQRVKLAKELSKRSTGQTLYILDEPTTGLHFEDVRKLLEVLHRLVDQGNSVVVIEHNLDVIKTADHILDLGPDGGVRGGEVVAQGTPEEVAEEPRSFTGQYLKSMLERGAKEAAE; this is translated from the coding sequence ATGTCCCTCACCAAAATCTCCGTACGCGGCGCGCGTGAACACAACCTCAAAGGCATCGACATCGATCTGCCGCGCGATAGCCTGATCGTGGTGACGGGGCTTTCGGGGAGCGGAAAGTCCTCGCTCGCGTTCGATACGATTTATGCAGAAGGGCAGCGGCGCTACGTTGAGTCGCTCAGCGCTTATGCACGCCAGTTTCTGGAAATGATGCAGAAGCCCGATGTCGAGCATATTGACGGGCTCTCACCCGCGATCTCGATCGAACAGAAGACCACCAGTCGCAACCCGCGCTCTACCGTGGCGACGGTGACTGAGATCTATGACTACATGCGGCTGCTGTGGGCGAGGGTGGGCGTGCCCTATTCGCCGGCGACTGGCGAACCGATCAGCGCGCAGACCGTCAGCCAGATGGTCGACCGGGTGATGGAGCTGCCCGAAGGAACGCGGCTCTACCTGCTTGCACCAGTCGTTCGCGGCCGTAAGGGTGAATACCGCAAGGAGCTGGCCGAATGGCAGAAGGCAGGCTTTACACGCGTGCGGATCGATGGCGAGATGTACGCAATCGAGGACGCGCCAGCTCTAGACAAGAAATACAAGCATGACATCGAAGTGGTGGTCGACCGGCTGGCGGTGAAAGAGGGCCTCGAAACGCGCCTTGCCGACAGTTTCGAAACCGCGCTGAAGCTGGCCGAAGGGTTGGCCTATGTCGACCTGGCGGATGGCGTTGTGCCGGGCCGCGAGGATGAAGGGCAATCTGGAGGTGCGATGAAGGGTGCCGGTATCCCCGCCAACCGCATCGTTTTCAGCGAGAAGTTTGCCTGCCCGGTCAGCGGCTTCACTATCGAGGAAGTCGAGCCGCGCTTGTTCAGCTTCAACGCGCCACAGGGTGCCTGCGCCACGTGTGACGGGATTGGCGAGAAGCTGTTGTTCGATCCGCAGCTGGTCGTACCCAACGAAGCGCTGACGCTGAAACAGGGCGCGGTGGTTCCCTGGGCGAAGAGCAATCCGCCGTCACCGTACTACATGCAAGTGCTGACCAGCCTTGCGAAAGCGTATGATTTCGACATCAATACGCCGTGGAATGAGCTGGAGCCGGATCAGCGGATGATCATCCTGCACGGCACAGGTGGCATGCCGGTCGAGCTGACCTTCAAGGATGGGCGCAAGGAATACACCGTGCGTAAGCCGTTCGAAGGGGTGATCGGCAATCTCAACCGCCGCCTGTTGCAGACCGAAAGTGCGTGGATGCGCGAGGAGTTGAGCAAGTTCCAGACTGCGCAGCCGTGCGAGACCTGTGGCGGCAAGCGCCTGAATGAGAAAGCGTTGAGCGTGAAGGTTGCAGGCACTGACATTGCCGAACCGGTCAAAATGAGCGTTTCCGATGCCAAGGAGTGGTTCCTGAGCCTCGACGCGAAACTCAACGAAACGCAGCAACAGATTGCCAAAGCGATCCTGAAAGAGATCAACGAGCGGCTGGGTTTCCTCGACAATGTCGGCCTCGATTACCTCAATCTCGATCGTACGTCTGGCACGCTGTCAGGCGGGGAGAGCCAACGCATCCGGCTCGCCAGCCAGATCGGCAGTGGTCTTTCCGGCGTGCTCTACGTGCTCGACGAGCCCAGCATCGGCTTGCACCAGCGCGACAATGACCGATTGCTGGAAACGCTCAAGCGGCTGCGCGATCTCGGCAACACAGTGATCGTGGTCGAGCACGATGAGGATGCAATCCGTCAGGCGGATCATGTCGTCGATCTTGGGCCCGGCGCAGGCGTGCGCGGCGGCGAGGTTGTGGCGCAAGGCACGCTGAAGCAGATCATGCGCGCGAAGAATTCGATGACCGCCGATTACCTTACCGGGCGGCGCGAAATCGCGGTTCCGGCGACGCGGCGCAAGGGCAACGGGCATGACCTTACGGTCCATGGCGCGAAGGCGAACAATCTGAAGGATGTGACTGCCAGTATCCCGCTCGGCACCTTTACCTGCATCACCGGCGTGTCCGGCTCGGGCAAGTCCAGCTTCACGATCGACACGCTTTACGCCGCGGCGGCGCGCACGCTCAACGGGGCAAGGGTGGTCGCGGGCGCGCATGACAAGGTCACCGGCCTCGAGTTTTGCGACAAGGTGATCGAGATTGACCAATCTCCCATCGGCCGCACGCCGCGTTCCAACCCCGCGACCTACACCGGCGCCTTCACCAATATCCGCGATTGGTTTGCCGGCCTGCCAGAGGCGCAGGCGCGCGGCTACAAACCGGGGCGCTTTTCGTTCAACGTCAAGGGTGGCCGGTGCGAGGCGTGCACCGGTGACGGCCTGATCAAGATCGAAATGCACTTCCTGCCCGATGTCTATGTGACGTGCGAGGAATGCGGCGGCAAACGCTACAACCGCGAAACGCTGGAGGTGAAGTTCAAGGGGCTTTCCATCGCTGACGTGCTCGACATGACGATCGAGGATGCGGAGGAGTTCTTCAAGGCCGTGCCCCCCATCCGCGACAAGATGCATATGCTGAATGAGGTCGGGCTGGGCTACGTCAAGGTGGGCCAACAGGCGACCACGCTGTCAGGGGGTGAGGCGCAGCGTGTGAAGCTGGCGAAGGAGCTGTCGAAGCGCAGCACCGGGCAAACGCTCTATATCCTGGATGAGCCGACCACAGGTCTGCATTTTGAGGACGTGCGCAAGCTGCTGGAAGTGCTGCACCGCTTGGTCGATCAGGGCAATTCCGTGGTGGTGATTGAGCACAATCTGGATGTGATCAAGACCGCCGACCATATTCTCGACCTCGGCCCGGACGGCGGCGTGCGCGGCGGCGAAGTTGTTGCGCAGGGTACGCCGGAAGAAGTGGCGGAGGAGCCGCGGAGCTTTACGGGCCAGTACTTGAAGTCGATGCTGGAGCGCGGGGCTAAAGAAGCGGCGGAGTAG
- a CDS encoding DUF1295 domain-containing protein yields MSFRGAGRSLLIVAIATALGLGFAFLTGSGGITIDDYPALFACAVVAFAVNWLAFIPSALAQKDTYYDTVGALTYLSVIGYSTYHAAPLDTRAIVVAVMVGIWTVRLGSFLFMRIHASGGADERFEKIKKNPPRFLVAWTLQAVWVIFTASAALVIITSQDAAPLGLFFWAGAAIWVIGFAFEVIADDQKRRFKKDPANKGKFIKSGLWAWSQHPNYFGEITLWTGILVMAIPLLSGWSWLAVISPIFVYLLLTRISGVNLLDGIGKDRWGDDPAYQQYRKNTPVLFPRPPKG; encoded by the coding sequence ATGTCATTCAGAGGTGCAGGAAGAAGTCTATTGATCGTTGCCATTGCAACGGCGCTTGGATTGGGATTTGCATTTCTAACGGGATCCGGCGGGATCACAATTGATGACTATCCGGCCTTGTTCGCCTGCGCGGTGGTAGCATTCGCTGTCAATTGGCTGGCATTCATCCCCTCGGCGCTCGCACAGAAGGACACGTATTACGATACCGTGGGTGCTCTCACTTACCTCTCGGTCATCGGGTACTCCACCTATCACGCAGCCCCGCTCGATACGCGCGCGATCGTAGTCGCGGTCATGGTGGGCATCTGGACTGTCAGGTTGGGCAGTTTCCTGTTCATGCGGATCCACGCGTCGGGTGGGGCAGACGAACGGTTTGAGAAGATCAAGAAGAACCCGCCGCGCTTTCTGGTGGCATGGACGCTGCAAGCGGTGTGGGTAATCTTCACAGCTTCCGCTGCGTTGGTGATCATCACTTCCCAAGACGCCGCACCGCTCGGCCTATTCTTCTGGGCCGGGGCTGCGATCTGGGTGATCGGTTTTGCGTTTGAAGTCATCGCCGATGACCAGAAGCGGCGTTTCAAGAAAGACCCTGCCAACAAAGGCAAGTTCATCAAGAGCGGGCTGTGGGCCTGGTCACAACATCCGAACTATTTTGGAGAGATCACACTATGGACCGGGATTTTGGTAATGGCAATCCCGCTGCTTTCAGGCTGGTCTTGGCTGGCGGTGATCTCACCGATCTTCGTCTATCTGCTGCTGACGCGGATCAGTGGGGTCAATCTGCTCGATGGCATTGGCAAAGATCGCTGGGGCGATGACCCTGCGTATCAGCAATATCGCAAGAACACGCCGGTGTTATTCCCACG
- a CDS encoding septal ring lytic transglycosylase RlpA family protein — protein sequence MGQEAPQISVGEGPAHETSFEDGFSKFDVIPPPHDHPEDAVDITEFEPIGEPAAGDVLRDLGIGHASYYGRRFAGRPTASGERFNPRQFTAAHKTLPFGSKVRVTNPRNGRSVIVRINDRGPFVSGRTIDLSRAAAEEIGLVKRGVGEVHMELLAP from the coding sequence TTGGGACAAGAAGCCCCACAAATTTCTGTCGGAGAAGGACCCGCCCATGAGACCTCTTTTGAAGACGGTTTCTCCAAATTCGATGTGATCCCCCCACCACACGATCACCCCGAAGACGCCGTTGACATCACAGAGTTTGAACCGATCGGCGAGCCGGCTGCGGGCGACGTGTTGCGCGATCTGGGTATCGGGCATGCCTCCTACTACGGTCGACGCTTCGCAGGCCGTCCAACAGCCAGCGGTGAACGGTTTAATCCGCGCCAGTTTACTGCCGCGCACAAAACATTGCCATTCGGCAGCAAAGTGCGCGTTACAAACCCCCGCAATGGCCGTTCTGTAATCGTGCGGATCAATGATCGCGGACCATTTGTAAGCGGACGAACAATCGACCTCAGTCGCGCCGCTGCAGAAGAGATCGGACTGGTAAAACGCGGTGTCGGCGAAGTGCACATGGAACTGCTCGCTCCTTAA
- a CDS encoding CHRD domain-containing protein, translating into MKFGTGLIGAVFLAAGMNAAAGAQDDGEFTYVGASLFGENEVGHKGAGEDASGDFSAELDLANGRMCYLLEIEGLDDFAAAHIHEGMKGKNGPPVATLELVGEDGDDVCTDADPELLKKIAKNPARYYVNVHTAAFPAGAVRGQLGE; encoded by the coding sequence ATGAAGTTCGGGACTGGATTGATTGGTGCAGTTTTTTTGGCGGCTGGAATGAATGCTGCTGCAGGCGCGCAAGACGATGGTGAGTTCACCTATGTGGGTGCCAGCCTGTTTGGTGAAAACGAGGTTGGCCACAAAGGCGCGGGCGAAGATGCCAGCGGCGATTTCAGCGCTGAACTGGACTTGGCGAATGGGCGGATGTGCTACCTGCTTGAAATTGAAGGCCTAGACGATTTCGCCGCCGCGCATATTCACGAAGGCATGAAGGGCAAGAATGGGCCGCCTGTCGCCACACTGGAACTGGTTGGCGAAGACGGCGACGATGTCTGCACTGACGCTGACCCCGAACTGTTGAAGAAGATCGCAAAAAACCCGGCACGCTACTACGTCAACGTGCATACTGCCGCATTTCCAGCGGGCGCAGTACGCGGGCAGTTGGGCGAATAG